The sequence CACTCCTGAAAAAGTAGAGAAGAAGAAAATCAAGAAGTCTGATTCTATGGTATTGAGTTTAAAACCAACAGTTGATATATTGTCCTCTCTCCGGCGCCAACGTAAGAATCAAAAGGTAATCGGATTCGCATTGGAAACCGACCGGGGACCGGAAAACGCCCTGGCAAAATTGAAAGCCAAAGCTCTCGACATGATTGTTTTAAATATGATGGAAAAACAGACCCCCTTCGATAACGACCAGAACCAGGTGACCATCATATATAAGAATGGAAAATCGGAAAAGACCGCCCTTATGCCGAAGAGCGAACTGGCTGAAATCCTTATTGAGAAAATCGCCGCCTTGAAATAGTATGACCGGCATCCGAAAGAAATTAGACCCCAAGACCTCGGCTTTAATCAAGAAAGCAGCCCGCAGTCAGGCGGAAAATGGACTGAAAGAGATTGTGATTTCAAGTACTAACGTGCTCCGAAGAAAGCGGGAACTGGCCGGACGCCGTCGCGTTGCCGAAGTTCGGCAGTACCGCAGTCTGGATGAGCATTATAGTGACATCTGCCAATGCCAGAAATGTCCGCTTGGCGCCACCCGGACCAAATTTGTCTACGGCGTGGGAAATAGCGCGGCAAAGGTAATGTTTATCGGTGAAGCGCCGGGTCGGGATGAAGACCTCCAGGGGGAGCCGTTTGTGGGGCGCGCCGGACAACTGCTGGATAAAATTCTGGCGGCAATCAAATTCTCCCGGCAGGAGATTTATATCGCCAATATTCTCAAGTGTCGTCCTCCTAATAACCGCGACCCTCTTCCCGAAGAGATGGCAACCTGCCTCCCTTACTTGATGGAGCAAATCAGGTTGATACAGCCACAGCTTATCTGCGCTCTGGGACGGATTGCCGCCCAGGCGCTTCTTCAGACCACCACCCCTATTGGTAAACTGCGCAAGGTCTGGCATGATTTCCAGGGGATTCCGTTTCTGGTGACTTATCATCCGGCGGCGTTGCTCCGTTTCCCGACTTACAAGAAAGATGTCTGGGAAGATGTGCAGATGCTTCGCGCCCGATACGATGAACTAAACCCGGTGCAATAGAGTGGCAATTAGAGAAAGAAAGAACAAAAGCAAAGAGCAGGATATTGCTCACCTGGAGCCGCCACAGTCGGTTGACGCCGAACAACAGGTGCTGGCATCGATACTTAAAGACCCGGATGCCATCAGCGTCGTCATTGAGACAATTGATGACGCCGAGCATTTCTACGCAGGGCGGCATAAACTGATTTTCAAGGCGATGCTTCGGCTTTACGACCGCGGCGGGCCGTGCGATATCACCACTGTTGCCGAAGAACTCGCCAAGATGGATGCTCTTGACGATGCCGGCGGAAGAATCTATCTGATTGAACTGGTCGAAGGGCTGGTCACAACCGCCAACGTCGGCAATTACGCCGAGATTGTTCTGGAAAAATCAACTCTTCGCAGTCTGATTGGAGTTTCCAACGAAATTATCAAGGACTGCTATATTCAGGAGGGGGGAGTCTCCGAAATTCTGGATGAAGCGGAGCATAAGATTTTCAGCATTTCCGAAAGCCGTCTGCGAAAAGGTTTCACAGCCCTCTCTTCGCTTCTGCCGCGAACTTTTGAGCAGATTGAAGATTTTCAGGAAACCAAGGGGGGCCTGGTTGGGGTTAAAACCGGCTTTGACCAGCTGGACGCCCTGACCGCCGGGCTGCACAACGGCGACTTTGTCGTCGTGGCGGGCCGACCTTCGATGGGGAAAACCGCCTTTGCCCTGAATATTGCCGAGACCGTCGCGATTGAAAGCAAGCTACCTGTCGGAATATTCTCTATCGAAATGTCCAAAGAGCAGGTGGCTTTGCGCTTTCTCTGCGGTCGAGCGCGCATAAGCCAGCACCTCTTGCGAACCGACCGTCTGCGTGAAACCGATTGGAAACGGCTGGGAATGGCAAGCGGTCCCTTGTCCGATGCGCCAATCTTCATTGATGATTCCGCTACCCTGTCAACATTGGAAATGCGCGCTAAAGCCCGACGGCTCAAAGCCCAGCATAATATTGGACTCCTGATAATCGATTATATCCAGATGATTCATTCGGCGCAGCGTTCCGAAAACCGCCAGCAGGAAATGTCGCTCATCTCCCGCTCCATCAAGAGTCTGGCTAAAGAGTTGAACATCCCGGTCATCGCCTGCAGTCAGCTGTCGCGTATGGTGGAAATGAGAGGCGGCGACAAGAGACCGCAACTGTCCGACCTGAGAGAGTCGGGGGCGATTGAGCAGGATGCCGATGTGGTGATGTTCGTGTACCGTCCCGAATTTTATCTGTCGCATAAGGACAAGGATGACCCGGACCGGATGGCGGTGGAAGGACAAGCCGAGATAATTGTCGCCAAACAGCGCAACGGTCCCACCGGCAGCGTGCGACTGGCGTTTCTCAAAGATTTTGTTCGCTTCGAAAATCTGGAGTACCGCCCGGTCCCGGCTGGAGAAGCCGATACTCCTTTTTAGCAGATGGCAAACGGATTCTTATTAGTCGGCCGACGCGCTCTCAACTTTGTCGCCCGTCTGGGCAGTACATTTATTCTTCTTCTGAAAACTGTCTATTACTTAAAAGAAATCCCCCGCTCCCTTGGCTTGATTGTTGACCAGTTTTTTTTCATCGGCAATAAATCGCTCCCCTTGATTGTAATTACGTCTATTTTCATCGGGGCTGTTTCGGCGTGGCAAGCGGCATATCAGTTTCAGTTTATCGGGGCGCCGCTTCGTTATCTCGGCGCCGCTGTCGGCAAGGCGATTGTGATTGAACTGGCGCCGGTCCTGACAGCGCTGGTGGTGGCAGGACGGGTCGGAGCCGGTATCGCCGCCGAAATCGGCACCATGAAAGTTACCGAGCAGATTGACGCCCTGGAATCAATGGCTATCAGCCCGG is a genomic window of Candidatus Zixiibacteriota bacterium containing:
- a CDS encoding uracil-DNA glycosylase — encoded protein: MTGIRKKLDPKTSALIKKAARSQAENGLKEIVISSTNVLRRKRELAGRRRVAEVRQYRSLDEHYSDICQCQKCPLGATRTKFVYGVGNSAAKVMFIGEAPGRDEDLQGEPFVGRAGQLLDKILAAIKFSRQEIYIANILKCRPPNNRDPLPEEMATCLPYLMEQIRLIQPQLICALGRIAAQALLQTTTPIGKLRKVWHDFQGIPFLVTYHPAALLRFPTYKKDVWEDVQMLRARYDELNPVQ
- a CDS encoding ABC transporter permease, with the translated sequence MANGFLLVGRRALNFVARLGSTFILLLKTVYYLKEIPRSLGLIVDQFFFIGNKSLPLIVITSIFIGAVSAWQAAYQFQFIGAPLRYLGAAVGKAIVIELAPVLTALVVAGRVGAGIAAEIGTMKVTEQIDALESMAISPVRYLVMPRFFASLTMIPLLTIFSNFVAISGALAVSVLFVDLSYETFLNGVKNSFQIFDMVSGLTKSAVFGAIIGIVGCHEGYRAEGGARGVGKSTMEAVVISSVMILVADYIIATVLFKV
- the dnaB gene encoding replicative DNA helicase is translated as MAIRERKNKSKEQDIAHLEPPQSVDAEQQVLASILKDPDAISVVIETIDDAEHFYAGRHKLIFKAMLRLYDRGGPCDITTVAEELAKMDALDDAGGRIYLIELVEGLVTTANVGNYAEIVLEKSTLRSLIGVSNEIIKDCYIQEGGVSEILDEAEHKIFSISESRLRKGFTALSSLLPRTFEQIEDFQETKGGLVGVKTGFDQLDALTAGLHNGDFVVVAGRPSMGKTAFALNIAETVAIESKLPVGIFSIEMSKEQVALRFLCGRARISQHLLRTDRLRETDWKRLGMASGPLSDAPIFIDDSATLSTLEMRAKARRLKAQHNIGLLIIDYIQMIHSAQRSENRQQEMSLISRSIKSLAKELNIPVIACSQLSRMVEMRGGDKRPQLSDLRESGAIEQDADVVMFVYRPEFYLSHKDKDDPDRMAVEGQAEIIVAKQRNGPTGSVRLAFLKDFVRFENLEYRPVPAGEADTPF